One region of Rhizoctonia solani chromosome 9, complete sequence genomic DNA includes:
- a CDS encoding Tyrosine kinase specific for activated, which yields MSAQFALIILCAATCVQAASSVDTKAKITLACLLGGVPAVSLIMLTVFCVWIKQRKRRAQKDALANGIELGPDGWPVKTATHNVVLPEVLPGNASAASGVIGNRSDANGSVPPPAYEAGDGKKGAPPKW from the exons ATGAG CGCACAATTCGCCTTGATCATTCTTTGTGCCGCAACATGCGTGCAGGCAGCCTCGTCGGTCGATACCAAGGCG AAAATCACCCTTGCGTGCCTTCTTGGCGGTGTGCCAGCCGTGTCATTGATTATGTTGACGGTCTTCTGTGTTTGGATCAAGCAACGCAAACGTCGTGCGCAGAAGGATGCTCTCGCCAACGGCATTGAGCTCGGTCCCGATGGATGGCCAGTCAAGACGGCCACACACAATGTCGTCCTTCCGGAGGTCTTGCCCGGAAACGCAAGTGCTGCGAGTGGAGTTATTGGAAATAGGTCCGATGCAAATGGGTCAGTTCCGCCGCCTGCGTATGAAGCTGGGGATGGAAAGAAGGGTGCGCCTCCGAAATGGTGA
- a CDS encoding Tyrosine-protein kinase: MSGIPPGNIKSQPVKNRHNLSTKSIELMQSLIMQCWLPIMERLSSEDLLSELNKADNKLTGLTPTRIITSMASHEMITSIDESLRFLIDHNITDTTLRLNLPNRGLSSVAHGSRSNVCTTWLNNGTQVAVKMLLPEFGYKEDKTNKRSLCAQVTEGLSYMHSVGIIHGDIKGVGENSNFRRGIPRICGFGQATIINPDSELQFEYVPSEYTSRWAAPELFTDEEVSKKPASDVYSLGMTILEIVTGSIPWADKTEHAVFGALMSGNLPERSHQHFPLQDRWANLTWSLLTQCWDMDPAKRPTVAEVGSKLKEIVAELPVSVGRE, from the exons ATGTCTGGTATTCCTCCCGGAAATATCAAATCGCAACCTGTTAAGAACAGGCATAATCTTTCCACAAAATCTATCGAACTTATGCAAAGCTTGATTATGCAATGCTGGCTTCCTATTATGGAAAGGCTCTCATCGGAGGACCTTTTAAGCGAG CTCAACAAAGCGGACAACAAGCTGACAGGACTTACTCCAACTCGGATCATTACATCAATGGCAAGTCATGAAATGATCACG TCTATTGACGAATCACTTCGGTTCCTTATTGATCATAACATCACAGATACAACCCTAAGGCTCAATTTACCAAATAGAGGCTTATCCTCAGTGGCGCATGGCTCACGTTCCAATGTCTGTACGACGTGGCTCAATAATGGCACCCAAGTCGCCGTCAAGATGTTGCTACCCGAGTTCGGGTACAAAGAAGATAAGACTAACAAACGTAGCTTA TGCGCTCAAGTTACCGAAGGTCTGTCTTACATGCACAGTGTCGGAATA ATACATGGGGATATCAAGGGAGTAG GGGAAAATTCTAATTTCAGACGAGGAATTCCAAGAATTTGCGGGTTTGGTCAGGCGACAATTATCAACCCGGATAGTGAACTTCAGTTCGAGTATGTTCCTTCTGAATATACATCGCGTTGGGCA GCACCCGAACTGTTTACGGACGAGGAGGTGTCCAAGAAACCCGCTTCGGATGTGTACTCACTCGGAATG ACAATTCTC GAGATCGTGACCGGAAGTATCCCATGGGCTGACAAAACGGAACACGCAGTTTTCGGAGCCCTGATGAGTGGGAATTTACCCGAGAGATCTCATCAACATTTCCCACTACAGGACAGGTGGGCCAATCTCACATGGAGCTTGCTTACGCAATGTTGGGACATGGACCCAGCGAAGCGTCCTACGGTCGCCGAAGTGGGAAGCAAA tTGAAAGAAATAGTCGCCGAATTACCTGTTTCAGTTGGTAGAGAATAA